The genome window GCGGTGAGCTCCACTGGATCCCGTTCCTCGGGCTGAGATTGAGGCCGCGCCACGCTATCGCCAGGCGCGGCCTCATCGTTTGCGGCCGGCGGCGGCTCAATGCCGGCGAGGGTCCCGAGGGCTTCTGGTCGATCGACTGCCACTCCGAGGGCCGCCGGGTCAGCCTCGCGATGAGCGAGGAGGCGCTGACCGGGTTCCTCGCCTGGCTCGAGGCGGCGCCGCCCAGCGCCCACCTCGACGCGGCGTGACCCGGCCCGGGTGAGCACCCGCCTGGACGGCGGCGTGCGCCGGCCCGCCCGCGCGCCCATCCCGGCACGGCCCGGCCGTGACGTGGTCCCGTGCCGACGTGGCGTGGG of Thermobispora bispora DSM 43833 contains these proteins:
- a CDS encoding DUF2550 domain-containing protein; amino-acid sequence: MTAIEVLAGLAVMAALLVIRYLALVHGRGNIFCCVRDSNGTWRSGVARYAGGELHWIPFLGLRLRPRHAIARRGLIVCGRRRLNAGEGPEGFWSIDCHSEGRRVSLAMSEEALTGFLAWLEAAPPSAHLDAA